From Thiohalomonas denitrificans:
GGTACCATCGGAGGCCGGTTTCATGAAGACTTTTGCCGCACCGTGGCGCGACGTTGTCGGATACTGCAGCGTTCCGTTATCGGTAATCCCCACTTCCCGCATGTTCTTGCGGGCAGCTTCCATCGCCTTCTGAATGGCGACAGGAACTTCGCGGGCTTTACCGGTACCAAAGCCGACCTTGCCGTTGCCATCACCGACTACGCTGAGTGCGGAGAAGCCAAATTGGCGACCGCCCTTGACCACTTTCGCGACACGGTTTACCCCGATCAATTTCTCAATCAGGCCGTCGCTACTGGATGCATCGAATCCCGCCATTGTCTAACCTTTAGAATTCCAGACCGTTCTCGCGGGCCGCATCGGCAAGTGCCTTGACCCGACCGTGATACTTGAACCCGGAGCGATCGAAAGCCACTTTCGTGACACCCGCTGCCTTGGCTTTGTCGGCAATTGCCTTTCCGACGGCACTGGCGGCATCGATATTGCCAGTGGTCTTCAGGTCGCCGTTTACCTCTTTCTGAACAGTTGAAGCAGCCGCAACCACTTCCGAACCATTCGGTGCAATCACCTGGGCATAAATATGCCGGGGGGTGCGAAACACGCACAGCCGCGGCACTCCAAGTTCCCGAATCTTCGCCCGAGCACGCGTTGCGCGGCGCAGACGAGTCGTTTTTTTCGTATTCATCACCGAAACCCTTACTTCTTCTTCGCCTCTTTACGGACGATGCGCTCGTCCGCGTACTTGACGCCCTTGCCCTTGTAAGGCTCAGGCGGACGGAATGCCCGGATCTCCGCGGCAACCTGTCCTACCTGCTGCTTGTCTACCCCTTTGACCACGACTTCGGTCTGGGAGGGCGCCTCGACCGTGATGCCTTCCGGCACCTCGTAGGCAATTGGATGGGAGAAGCCGAGGGTCAGATTCAGAACCTTGCCCTGCGCCTGAGCGCGATAACCCACGCCGACCAGCTCGAGCTTCTTCTCGAAGCCGCTACTGACACCGGTCATCATGGTGTTGACCAATGCTCGCGTCGTGCCGACCAGCGCCATCGCGTTACGGTCGTTCTTGCGCGGCGCAAACCGCATCTGCCCGTCTTCCTGATGGATCTCCACGTCCGGATGCACCTGGTGTTCCATACTGCCTTTGGAACCTTTCACCGAGACCTGCTGGTCCTCGACCGTGATGGTGACGCCGGACAGGATCGCAATCGGTTTTAAAACTCTAGCCATACCGCACCACCCCTAGGACACTTCGCACAGCACTTCGCCACCGTGCCCTGCCGCTCGCGCGGCACGGTCGGTCATAACGCCGGCGGACGTGGAAACAATCGCAATTCCGAGACCGCCCATTACCTTCGGCAGCTCGTCCTTGCCCTTATAAATACGCAGGCCCGGGCGGCTTACGCGCTGGATATTTTCGATGACAGGCTTGCCTTGATAGTAGCGAAGGACAACGCTCAGCACCGGTTTACCATCGATATCCTGCACGGACAGATCACTGACATAGCCTTCGTCCTTCAGGACGTTCCCAACAGCCTGCTTGAGCTTGGAGGAAGGCATCGAGACTTCCACCTTGCCCGCATGCAGGCCATTGCGAATGCGGGTCAGCATATCCGCGATGGGATCAGTCATGCTCATACGGTTTGCTCCAAATCAAATACGAGATTCGAGATTCGAGATACGAACACCCGTAGCTCTATTCCCGGCTCTCTACCTTGTTTTACCAACTGGCCTTACGCAGACCCGGAACATCGCCCCGCATGGTGGCTTCCCGCAGCTTGTTCCGGCCGAGGCCGAACTTGCGGTAATAGCCATGCGGCCGACCGGTCAGCGCACAACGATTGCGTTGCCGGGTCGGGCTCGAGTCCCGTGGCAACTTCTGCATCTTCAGCTCCAGATCCTGACGCTCTTCATAGGTCAGTTCGGGATCCTTCAGCTTCTTGCGAAGTTCATCACGTTTAGCCTGGTACTTCTTGACCAGCCGCTCGCGCTTCTTTTCGCGCTGAACCATCGAAACTTTAGCCATATCCTTTACCTCAACCCTTCAGCGGGAAATTGAAGGCCTTGAGCAATGCGCGGCCGTGTTCATCGTTTTCCGCCGACGTGGTGATGGTGATATCCATACCCCGCAGTGTATCGATCTTGTCGTAGTCGATCTCGGGAAAGATGATCTGCTCGCGAACGCCCATGCTGTAGTTGCCGCGCCCGTCAAACGACTTCGGGCTGAGGCCCCGGAAATCACGGATACGCGGGATCGCGATGTTCACCAGTCGGTCGAAAAACTCGTACATCCGCTCCCGACGCAGTGTCACCTTGCAACCGATCGGCCAGCCTTCGCGAATCTTGAACCCGGCCACCGACTTGCGCGCTTTCGTCACGATCGGACGCTGACCAACGATGCCTGTGAGATCCTTGACCGCGTGGTCAAGCACCTTCTTGTCAGCAGCAGCCTCGCCAACACCCATGTTCACCGTAATCTTCTCGATACGCGGCACGGACATCGGATTGCTGATGTTAAGCTCTTCCATCAGCTGCTTCTGAACCGTCTCCTGATAAAAATCTTTCAGTCTTGCCATCTCAGCACCCGCCGTTACGCGTCAATCACTTCGTTGTTCGATTTGAAGAAGCGGACTTTGCGGCCGTCGTCAAGGACACGGAAACCGACCCGATCCGCTTTACCACTCTCGGCATTGAAGATCGCAACGTTGGATACGTGAAGCGGCATCTCTTTCTCAATGATGCCACCCGGCTGTCCCGACATCGGATTGCCCTTCTGGTGTTTCTTCACCGTATTGACACCTTCCACCACGACCTTGTCGTTCGCCAGGACCCGCAGCACGGTACCGCGCTTGCCTTTGTCCTTGCCGGCGTTAACGACGACTTCATCACCTTTCTTAATCTTGCGCATGATGCTCTCCCCTCCCTACAGCACTTCTGGAGCCAGGGAGATGATCTTCATAAACCGTTCGGTACGCAGCTCACGGGTAACCGGCCCAAAAATACGGGTTCCGATCGGCTCGAGTTTGGGATTCAACAGCACTGCTGCGTTCCCATCGAACCGGATTACCGAGCCGTCCGCACGACGCACACCCTTGCGCGTACGTACCACCACTGCGCTGTAAACGTCCCCCTTCTTAACCTTGCCCCGGGGAATCGCCTCTTTCACGCTTACCTTGATGATGTCGCCGACACCTGCATAGCGTCTGTGCGAACCACCCAGTACCTTAATGCACTGCACAACCCGCGCGCCGCTGTTATCGGCAACATCCAGCCTGGTCTGCATTTGAATCATTGCAGTCTCTCCACACCTATTTTAACCGGACGTCCCGGCCGCCCCGGATCAAGGGCGCGAAATATAGCACTAAAAGAGGCAAAGCCCAAGTGTTAAATGACTTGGGCCCCTTTGCCACGACGTCCCGGTGGCTTGTTAGTCGGTTCCTACTTGGCGCGTTCGATAACTTCCACCAGCTGCCAATTCTTTCGCTTGGCTATCGGCCGGCATTCAGAGATGGTGACCGTATCTCCTTCATTGCACGCGTTGTTCTCATCGTGTGCATGGAGTTTGGTGGAACGCTTGATATATTTGCCGTACAGCGGGTGGCGGACCTGGCGCTCGATCAGCACAGTGATGGTCTTGTCCATCTTGTTGCTGACCACCCGGCCCTGCAGGGTACGGACGGTTTTGCCCTGTTCACTCATTTTTCAGCCTTCTTTTCTGTCAGAACCGTCTTTACACGCGCGATATCACGCCCCACGGCCTTCATGCGATGCGGCTGCGACAACTGGCCGGTGCCCTTCTGCATGCGCAGATTAAACTGTTCGCGCAACAGCCCGAGCAGTTCACCATTAAGCTCGTCCACGCTTTTCTCTTTTAAATCACTCGCTTTCATCACAGCACCGTACGCGTTACGAAGGTGGTTTTGACAGGCAGTTTCGCCGCGGCCAGACGAAATGCCTCGCGGGCGATCTCTTCCGAAACCCCCTGCATTTCGTAAAGCATGCGACCGGGCTGAATTTGTGCCACCCAGTATTCGACGTTGCCCTTACCCTTACCCTGCCGTACTTCCAGGGGTTTCTGGGTGATGGGCTTGTCCGGAAAGATCCGAATCCAGATCTTGCCGCCACGTTTGATATAGCGGGTCATCGCACGGCGTGCGGCCTCAATCTGGCGCGCATTGATACGGCCACGGCCGGCGGCCTTGAG
This genomic window contains:
- the rplN gene encoding 50S ribosomal protein L14, with the protein product MIQMQTRLDVADNSGARVVQCIKVLGGSHRRYAGVGDIIKVSVKEAIPRGKVKKGDVYSAVVVRTRKGVRRADGSVIRFDGNAAVLLNPKLEPIGTRIFGPVTRELRTERFMKIISLAPEVL
- the rpsH gene encoding 30S ribosomal protein S8, whose product is MSMTDPIADMLTRIRNGLHAGKVEVSMPSSKLKQAVGNVLKDEGYVSDLSVQDIDGKPVLSVVLRYYQGKPVIENIQRVSRPGLRIYKGKDELPKVMGGLGIAIVSTSAGVMTDRAARAAGHGGEVLCEVS
- the rplR gene encoding 50S ribosomal protein L18, with the protein product MNTKKTTRLRRATRARAKIRELGVPRLCVFRTPRHIYAQVIAPNGSEVVAAASTVQKEVNGDLKTTGNIDAASAVGKAIADKAKAAGVTKVAFDRSGFKYHGRVKALADAARENGLEF
- the rplE gene encoding 50S ribosomal protein L5; amino-acid sequence: MARLKDFYQETVQKQLMEELNISNPMSVPRIEKITVNMGVGEAAADKKVLDHAVKDLTGIVGQRPIVTKARKSVAGFKIREGWPIGCKVTLRRERMYEFFDRLVNIAIPRIRDFRGLSPKSFDGRGNYSMGVREQIIFPEIDYDKIDTLRGMDITITTSAENDEHGRALLKAFNFPLKG
- the rpsE gene encoding 30S ribosomal protein S5, translated to MAGFDASSSDGLIEKLIGVNRVAKVVKGGRQFGFSALSVVGDGNGKVGFGTGKAREVPVAIQKAMEAARKNMREVGITDNGTLQYPTTSRHGAAKVFMKPASDGTGIIAGGAMRAVFEVAGVHNVLAKCIGSNNPINVVRATLRGLTEMASPEQVAAKRGKSVKEILE
- the rpsN gene encoding 30S ribosomal protein S14, which encodes MAKVSMVQREKKRERLVKKYQAKRDELRKKLKDPELTYEERQDLELKMQKLPRDSSPTRQRNRCALTGRPHGYYRKFGLGRNKLREATMRGDVPGLRKASW
- the rplP gene encoding 50S ribosomal protein L16 encodes the protein MLQPKRTKFRKQHKGRNRGLATSGNKVSFGEYGLKAAGRGRINARQIEAARRAMTRYIKRGGKIWIRIFPDKPITQKPLEVRQGKGKGNVEYWVAQIQPGRMLYEMQGVSEEIAREAFRLAAAKLPVKTTFVTRTVL
- the rpsQ gene encoding 30S ribosomal protein S17, with the protein product MSEQGKTVRTLQGRVVSNKMDKTITVLIERQVRHPLYGKYIKRSTKLHAHDENNACNEGDTVTISECRPIAKRKNWQLVEVIERAK
- the rplF gene encoding 50S ribosomal protein L6, which codes for MARVLKPIAILSGVTITVEDQQVSVKGSKGSMEHQVHPDVEIHQEDGQMRFAPRKNDRNAMALVGTTRALVNTMMTGVSSGFEKKLELVGVGYRAQAQGKVLNLTLGFSHPIAYEVPEGITVEAPSQTEVVVKGVDKQQVGQVAAEIRAFRPPEPYKGKGVKYADERIVRKEAKKK
- the rpmC gene encoding 50S ribosomal protein L29, producing MKASDLKEKSVDELNGELLGLLREQFNLRMQKGTGQLSQPHRMKAVGRDIARVKTVLTEKKAEK
- the rplX gene encoding 50S ribosomal protein L24, which gives rise to MRKIKKGDEVVVNAGKDKGKRGTVLRVLANDKVVVEGVNTVKKHQKGNPMSGQPGGIIEKEMPLHVSNVAIFNAESGKADRVGFRVLDDGRKVRFFKSNNEVIDA